From the Polaribacter tangerinus genome, the window ATTTTTTCAAGGGCTTTTGTATTGGTAATATCACACCCTAAACCATAAACGGTATCTGTTGGGTAAATGACCAAACCTCCTTTTTTTAAAACATCTACCACTTTTGCAATTTCTCTTGCATTAGGGTTATTTTCATAAATTTTTACAAACTCTGCCATTATATAAAAATACAAAAACTCAGCTTGATGAACAAACTGAGTTTTTATTTATTAGGGAAGTTGTGTAAAATTAAGATTTATCTACCAATCTAAAACCTTCGCCATGAATATTTAAAATTTCTACATTCTCGTCTTGTTTTAAATATTTTCTAAGTTTCGCAATGTAAACATCCATACTTCTAGAAGTAAAATAATTATCGTCTCTCCATATTTTTGTTAATGCCAATTCTCTGGGCATTAAATCATTTTTATGAATTGCAAGCATTCTTAATAGCTTGCTTTCTTTTGGAGACAACTTTGTAGGTTCGCCTTCTTCTCCAATAGATAGGTGGCGTAATTTAGAATTGAAAAATAATTTACCAATAGTAAACTCAAACTGCTCTGTCTCTGCAGTTGTATCAATTTCTTTACGCTGTAAAATTGCTTTTATTTTGTGTAATAAAACCTCAGAGTCGAATGGTTTGTTTAAATAATCATCGGCACCAACCGAATATCCTTTAAGAACATCTTCTTTTAATGTTTTGGCTGTTAAGAAAATAATTGGCACTTCTTTATTGGTAGATCGTATATCTTGAGCTAATGAAAAACCATCTTTTCTGGGCATCATTACATCTAAAATACACAAATCATAATCGCTATTTTTAAACATAATTAAGCCTTCAATACCATCATTTGCATGAGTTACGTTGTAATCGTTTAATGCCAAATAATCTTTAAGAACCGTTCCGAAGTTTGGATCATCTTCTACTAATAAAATTTTTTTACTTCCCATTTTTTCTTGTATTTGAATTGTTGTTTAAATTAAAGGTAGTTTTACCGTAAAAATACTTCCTTCTCCTTTTTCACTTTCTACAAAAACAGTTCCATGATGCTTTTCTACAATTTCTTTTACATACGCTAAGCCTAGCCCATGCCCTTTAACATCGTGAATGTTTCCTTTTTGTTCTCTATAAAATTTATTAAAAACTTGTTTTTGAACCGCTTTACTCATACCAATGCCCGAATCTTTTATTTTTAAAATAAAAAATTTGTTTGTGCTTTCTGTATACACATCAATTACAGGAGGGTTTACAGAGTATTTTATTGCGTTTTCTAGCATATTAACTATTACGTTTGTAAGATGAAATTGATTACCTGGCAACTCAGAAACCACCGCTTTAAAGTGCAAGTGAATTTTACCTTTTCTATCATCTAAGAGTAAGCTAATATGTGATATTGCGTCTTCTATTATGTCGTGTAAGTCTATGGTTTCCTTACTAAGATCTATTTGATTTTTCTCTAATCTAGAAATTCTAAGAACATTTTCTACTTGAGAGTGCATTCTTTTATTTTCATCTCGTATCATTTGTATGTAACGCAAAACTTTTTCGTCATCTCCCAAAATTTTTGGGTTTATTATAGAATCTAAAGCTAAATTTATGGTGGCAATGGGTGTTTTAAACTCATGCGTCATATTATTGATAAAATCTGTTTTTATTTCTGATATTTTTTTCTGACGAATTAATTGATAAAGTGAACTTGAAAATGCTATTACTATAATTAATATAAAGAAAATAGATAATAATAAAATAGTAGATATTCCCGAAAGTATCAACTCACTTTTATTAGGAAAGGTTACAAATAGATTGTAATTTGCATTTCCTTCATCATCATAAAACAAGGGATATTTATATGCCTCTGTTGTGTTTATGGTGTAATAACCCGATTTTAATTTTGTAGCCAAACCATCTTCTCCGTATACACCATATTTAAAATCTAGATGAATATTGTTCTTTGCAAGTTCTTCTTTAATAGTTTTTTTTAGTTCAGAATTACTAACTCTATTATGAATAGGTGTTTTTCTACTTAAATCATTTAAAAGCTCTGTAATTTGAATTTTACTAAAAAGATTGTATTCTTTGGTAAAGGAAAATCGTTGTTCATCTAATTTCGGAAACAAATTATCTGGTCCTTTTAATAAGGTAGATTTAAAATAATCTTTTTTACCAACAACTTTTTTAAAAATGATAGAATCATTGTCTAAAAAATCTGAAGGTAATTTAAAGTTTTTCTCTAAAAAAGTACCTGAAATAATAATTTTTTCGTTCGTTACCGTATCTATTTGCTGAATTAGATA encodes:
- a CDS encoding HAMP domain-containing sensor histidine kinase, with the translated sequence MSISLIGIITVQLYWINNALESKTAQFKNDVQKSLGRASERINEREQASFQKKIDALIAEKGIADKADLNRYLIQQIDTVTNEKIIISGTFLEKNFKLPSDFLDNDSIIFKKVVGKKDYFKSTLLKGPDNLFPKLDEQRFSFTKEYNLFSKIQITELLNDLSRKTPIHNRVSNSELKKTIKEELAKNNIHLDFKYGVYGEDGLATKLKSGYYTINTTEAYKYPLFYDDEGNANYNLFVTFPNKSELILSGISTILLLSIFFILIIVIAFSSSLYQLIRQKKISEIKTDFINNMTHEFKTPIATINLALDSIINPKILGDDEKVLRYIQMIRDENKRMHSQVENVLRISRLEKNQIDLSKETIDLHDIIEDAISHISLLLDDRKGKIHLHFKAVVSELPGNQFHLTNVIVNMLENAIKYSVNPPVIDVYTESTNKFFILKIKDSGIGMSKAVQKQVFNKFYREQKGNIHDVKGHGLGLAYVKEIVEKHHGTVFVESEKGEGSIFTVKLPLI
- a CDS encoding response regulator transcription factor is translated as MGSKKILLVEDDPNFGTVLKDYLALNDYNVTHANDGIEGLIMFKNSDYDLCILDVMMPRKDGFSLAQDIRSTNKEVPIIFLTAKTLKEDVLKGYSVGADDYLNKPFDSEVLLHKIKAILQRKEIDTTAETEQFEFTIGKLFFNSKLRHLSIGEEGEPTKLSPKESKLLRMLAIHKNDLMPRELALTKIWRDDNYFTSRSMDVYIAKLRKYLKQDENVEILNIHGEGFRLVDKS